Proteins encoded in a region of the Zea mays cultivar B73 chromosome 4, Zm-B73-REFERENCE-NAM-5.0, whole genome shotgun sequence genome:
- the LOC103653528 gene encoding NEP1-interacting protein-like 1 isoform X2 yields the protein MDMEAAAISGTASASSSTSRRGRSISRLPARVAGAVIRGLVTFVFAAVGMVLGAVTGALIGLATESGLVRGAGIGSISGAVVSMEVVDSSVAIWRSDESGIWSVLYVLDVLWSLLTGRLVREKVDPAVQSAVDSQMNTADSQDMAPTLADMFETGAADAKGMPAAAVAALPIMAFTEHTVADASGEPIGCSVCLQDFEAGETARSLPECGHTFHLPCIDVWLLRHASCPLCRRAV from the exons ATGGACATGGAGGCGGCCGCGATCTCCGGGACCGCCAGCGCGTCGTCGTCCACGTCGCGGCGCGGCAGGAGCATCTCCCGCCTGCCAGCGCGCGTCGCCGGCGCGGTGATCCGCGGCCTGGTCACCTTCGTCTTCGCGGCAG TGGGCATGGTCCTCGGGGCCGTCACGGGCGCGCTGATCGGGCTCGCCACGGAgagcggcctggtgcgcggcgcCGGCATCGGGTCCATCTCCGGCGCCGTCGTGTCCATGGAAGTTGTCGATTCCTCCGTCGCCATCTGGCGCTCCGACGAGTCCGGGATCTGGAGCGTCCTATACGTG CTCGATGTCCTCTGGAGCCTGCTGACCGGCCGCCTGGTgcgagagaaggtggacccggccgtGCAAAGCGCCGTCGACAGTCAG ATGAACACCGCGGACTCGCAGGACATGGCGCCGACACTGGCGGACATGTTCGAGACGGGCGCCGCCGACGCCAAGGGCATGCCGGCCGCCGCCGTCGCGGCGCTCCCCATCATGGCCTTCACCGAGCACACCGTCGCCGACGCCTCCGGGGAGCCCATCGGCTGCTCCGTCTGCCTTCAG GACTTCGAGGCAGGCGAGACGGCGCGGAGCTTGCCGGAGTGCGGGCACACGTTCCACCTGCCGTGCATCGACGTCTGGCTGCTCCGGCACGCCTCGTGCCCACTGTGTCGTCGCGCGGTCTAA
- the LOC103653528 gene encoding NEP1-interacting protein-like 1 isoform X1, producing the protein MDMEAAAISGTASASSSTSRRGRSISRLPARVAGAVIRGLVTFVFAAVGMVLGAVTGALIGLATESGLVRGAGIGSISGAVVSMEVVDSSVAIWRSDESGIWSVLYVVRNNQFRRFIPNPISSFTNLVTKDQFSAKTFQLDVLWSLLTGRLVREKVDPAVQSAVDSQMNTADSQDMAPTLADMFETGAADAKGMPAAAVAALPIMAFTEHTVADASGEPIGCSVCLQDFEAGETARSLPECGHTFHLPCIDVWLLRHASCPLCRRAV; encoded by the exons ATGGACATGGAGGCGGCCGCGATCTCCGGGACCGCCAGCGCGTCGTCGTCCACGTCGCGGCGCGGCAGGAGCATCTCCCGCCTGCCAGCGCGCGTCGCCGGCGCGGTGATCCGCGGCCTGGTCACCTTCGTCTTCGCGGCAG TGGGCATGGTCCTCGGGGCCGTCACGGGCGCGCTGATCGGGCTCGCCACGGAgagcggcctggtgcgcggcgcCGGCATCGGGTCCATCTCCGGCGCCGTCGTGTCCATGGAAGTTGTCGATTCCTCCGTCGCCATCTGGCGCTCCGACGAGTCCGGGATCTGGAGCGTCCTATACGTGGTACGTAACAATCAGTTTCGCCGTTTCATACCCAATCCAATCTCTTCGTTCACCAACCTAGTAACAAAAGATCAATTTTCTGCTAAAACGTTTCAGCTCGATGTCCTCTGGAGCCTGCTGACCGGCCGCCTGGTgcgagagaaggtggacccggccgtGCAAAGCGCCGTCGACAGTCAG ATGAACACCGCGGACTCGCAGGACATGGCGCCGACACTGGCGGACATGTTCGAGACGGGCGCCGCCGACGCCAAGGGCATGCCGGCCGCCGCCGTCGCGGCGCTCCCCATCATGGCCTTCACCGAGCACACCGTCGCCGACGCCTCCGGGGAGCCCATCGGCTGCTCCGTCTGCCTTCAG GACTTCGAGGCAGGCGAGACGGCGCGGAGCTTGCCGGAGTGCGGGCACACGTTCCACCTGCCGTGCATCGACGTCTGGCTGCTCCGGCACGCCTCGTGCCCACTGTGTCGTCGCGCGGTCTAA